Genomic DNA from Hordeum vulgare subsp. vulgare chromosome 2H, MorexV3_pseudomolecules_assembly, whole genome shotgun sequence:
acacTTGTTCCTCGATTGTGCACTTCTCGCCGATGGGCCTACTCATATCCATGTTCTTCAGCTGGCATTTCTGGTTCAAGCAAGGCATAATAAGGGTCATGAACCATGAACTCATCATTAAATAAAGACCTAATTAAGCAAAACTACATGATACTACAAGACCCATATATTTGCAAAACTACATGAATCAGACAGCAAATGCGTGTCTGATTAAcagaaataaagcaaaaaaatcTATGTACAAGATACTGAATCAGACAGCAAAACTACATGACCCATATATTTGCAATTCATTTCCAACAAGATATGCATGTAACTTTGTTCCACGATTCAGTTTAAACTACAGAGGAAACATCCACCACAATACCATGTACTCCGTTGAACCAAACCAGCAAATAGCATCAGATCCAATAGCAGAAACAGAGAAAATGCTAGTATGTGCCACTGCTAGATGCAAATCAGTAAATACTACTAGATCCAATAGCAGAAACAGAGCAAATCAGTAAATAAGTAAGCAAGCAGAGAAATTATAGTATGTGCCACTGctagatgcaagatattatagtaTACCTTACTCAAGCTAGTCTAGACAATTGCCTCCTTAACCACATGATGCGACTTGATGGATCAGCGCTGAGGAAAATCTCTCTCTTTTGTTCATTCATGAAAACATCAAAGGCATCTACTTTTTCTTCAGTGGTTAGCTCTTCAATTTCGTTCGCCACAGCGATGCATTTCTTGATTGAAAACTCATCTACATCAGCCTTGGCTCTCTCCCTTGCtgcagcttcctcttcaacttgcTTGGTCTTCATGGCAATATAGCTCTCCATCATCCCTGCAACATCAGCTTTCTTGCATTTCTTTGGCTCCTTCTCCACTCGCTTCCCAACAGTACCTTGAACCTCCATAGGATCTTTTCCAACCGCTTTTTCTGGTTGCTGGGTAGAGATTCTtatctcatcatcatcgtcatcaccatccacTCTCTCTTCAATATCCAGAAACGTGCTCGCTCTCTCGAAAGGCTCATCGACATTATCAACTTGAGTAAGAATAGGATGTTGAGAAGGTTCAGATGACGTGAAGTTCAAAGTTCCATCAGCTATTTGTCCTACACAAGGAAAATGACATAAGAGATCAATTAAACATAAATGTGACAACCTGCATAACTCAGTATAAATAAGTTCAGCTCACCATCATGTAGCTCTCCTAAAGCATCAAACAATGGAAAGGAAGCCCTGTTGGAGCGGAACTTCTTCGCTTTAGGAAATGACTAAAAAGAGAAGAAATTAATTGGTGAATAGCCACACAAGAATTTATCACAATGAGGACAGAAGGCTAGATGAGGACAGAAGTAACTTACAATGAGAATATTTTCCCACAATGCAGGTTCAGCCACCACCATCTTCCTTGAGTCATCCCATGAGATTCCGCTTTGCATCCTTGCTTCTTTGAGGAAGCGATAGTCCCTTTTGAGTTCCTTTTCCTTATTTTGTATTTGCAGCTTTGTGAATAAAGCATATGGATGCTTCTCATTCATTTCTCTTGTTATCTTGTTCCATGCTTCAGTAGACCATCCATTGTCTCCCCTAAATGATGGGTTGTTATGCTCATGAAACAACTCAACTAGAGTCTTCTCTTGTTCAAAAGTCACTGATGCTCTAGCTTTTGGAGATGCCCCTTTCCTTTTTGAGGTACAACCTTTTGGAGACGTCCCTTTCCTTTTTGTACTACAAGCTTTTGGTGACAACTTCTTGGACGAAGCCACGAACTTTGGAGAACCTCTTCCAAACATCATAGATGTTGAGCACAATAATGTTAGTAACATTGTTATCTAACTTAGTCATGAAAAAATTACgtgctaacaattatggaaagaaACAAAGAGTTCAGATTACTAACTCTTTCCACATCCTCACTCCTCCCCACATCTTCCTTGCTAGTGTTGGCGATAAATGACATAATCTTCCCACATCTTTATTGCAATCATGTCTCTATCATTATCTCCATGAACTATTTGATTACTCAACGACTCCACATCATTGTGGTATTGATTATCACCTCCCGGGAGATCAACAAAATCCCTCGCTGGTATGTTATTGGGCTGATTGTCTAACCACTCCTCGTCACCTTTATGCATTCTAATGATATTATGAAAAACCGCAGCAGCTGCCGGTATCTTGACTTGGTTCTCTATGCGATGAAATGTACCAACTTTGAGGATAGGAAATCGTTTTTTCAGAACCCCCAAAGCCCTCTCTATATAATTCCTTAATATAGCATGACGAAGGTTGAATAATTCCTTGTAGTTCCTTGGTCGACGTTGACCACGCTGGAACTCTTTCAAGTGATATCTAACTCCACGATATGGATCAAGAAATGATGGTGTATTTGCATAGCCACCATCAACAAGGAAGAATTTTCCTTCAGGAACTTGAAACCCGTTATTCAAAGCCGATCTAAGGACTTTCGCATCCGTTGCAGATCCCTCCCAGCCACATGAGATGAAAGTGAAATTTAAATCAAAGTCGCAAGCCAACATCACATTGTGACTTAGTGTGCCCTTTCTATTCCTATATGGAGCAGCTTTGTCTCCTCTTATAGTAATAGGGATATGGGAACCATCGATTGCTCCAATGCAATTCTGCAAGGAAAAGGATGAAGAATGATTTTGTGATCTTGTGAGAAAAATAACTACTTCACAGCTAATACCTAATAAGGTACCTTGAAGTAGGGGAAGAAGCGTGGATTTGTACTAATCGTCTAATGGGTGTGTTGAACATTGGGAAGTTTTAGAAACCTATAGGTGAGAGCAGGGACTATGTTGAAAAATGCCTTGATATGGTGATGTAATGTCTCGCCTCTGTACTTGAACTGGAGTTGTAGATCTTCAAATGATGCATTGTGTGAAAGCATGTACAAGAAGAACCCAAGTTTTTCCTCTACCTTCACTCTTGTATCACGCATCAGATTCTCTCGTCTAAGATAGTTAGCCAATGACTTGAAGATCTCAGGTTCCATATGGAATGCTACTCGGCAATCCATCACGTGACCTTCAAGTATTTCTCGTAGGCGCTCCTTGCCGGACAGTATCGATGTATGCCGAAGCTTTTTTGGTACACTAGGACCCAAGAGGTGCAATGCATGCAACAAGAAAAGCATAatatcatcatcttcctcctccctcatCCTTTTTCCATCCACACTTGTTGAATTCATATTACCACTAAATAACCATCAAATAAAAAAATGTAATCAACAGGATGTCAATTTTTCAGCAATGTAATGCATATCATATATGGCATTATGCAGAGAAATATGTTTAAATCAAGGACTATAAAATTCATCATTGTAATGCATATCATATATGGCAACACACATAAATCAATGACAAGGGTAAAGGTTGGATGCATCAAGCCTGAATTTTTGACTTGATCTTTTTGACGTTGTTGCTTATGTCGCTTATCTAGATGATGAACTGGTGTCTTAACTGGATCCCACGATGGAGGTAATTCGTCCTCTCCCACTCGACCTACAAAGAAAGTGatctacaaaacaaaaaagagaataaAAGATAACAGTTTATTAGATTTTGCTACAAAGATACTCAAGTACTACACAATCTACTACAAACAGTCTGAATCATCATGTAAAAAAGCGTATAGATGCTGTGCATTATGCAACTGTGCTTTAAATAGGTTGTTTTTGTTCTCTGAATAAATATAGGCTTCTACTGTATGTGCTAGCCCAGTTATTATGAGTAGAGCCCTTGCCGGTGTCGAGTGAATAGTTGTTTTCTTAAATCCAAAATGGGAGCAATTAATTGCAGAATATGTCATCTTAAATTTCTGACAGTAACCCAAAATGGGAGCAACGCCACTTTTGGGAGCACCCAAACATGCTACATTCCATTAACGATGGGGCTTTGCATTTTGCAAAGTTATTACTAAGATTACCCCTTTTCTAACAATGACCTCAAAGATCCCAAGTGCGAGTATTCCAAATGTTACTTGACAGTTGCTACCAACAAGAAAACATAGTTGCTAATTCTGACAGCCCCACAGATGAACACACTTTGAGACGAATGTTTCTTCTCACTCCAAAAAATGCATTCTAACTTAAGGCAGAGGTTGCTATATTTAAACTAAAACAAAATGATAGCGCATTTGCATCTAAATGTACACTGCAATGGCGGAGTTTAGTTGCTCATCTGACAAATAACATAGGTACTCTCTGATTCTTATCTCGCCCGGGATCAAGGCTGCTGGAAAGGAGATCTATGGTGCTGGGGCACACGCACGGTCAGCATGGTCCAGTCCACCACGGTCAGCACGGTCCCGGGATCGATCTTGACCTCGTACCTTTTCCCCGTCCAGTCCACCACGGTCAGCACGCTGGCGCCCTCAGTCCCCGAGAGCGCGGCCGACACCGGCGACCTCTCCAGTGCAGCCGCCCTCAGTCCCTCTCTCCATCTCTCACTCACTCCCTCTCTCCTACTCCCTCCAGTTGTACTCGAGCCCCACGGCGATTTTGTCAAGCGCCGGCGACGAAGCAAAGATGCAGCAGATCGGCAAGAAAAAGGGGAGGATTTACCGGAGAGAAGGAAGCCGTCGTGGTCGCCGGAGGCACCGCGTCGCCGCTCGTTGTCGTGGCCGGAGGCACCGCGTCGCCGCCGCCACTTTTGCCTCGTCAACCCTAGGTCTCTGCGCTCGTCTCGTGGATTTAGTTCCACGCGTCTgagatgatttttctggaccccgTGGAATGTAGCGGACCGACGTGCTTTGGGCCGGGATCTTCCCCACCGTGGCCCAAACCAAACAACAAAATAAGACCCACGTGGAACAATTCCCGACCTGAAACGACCCACGTGGATTGGGCCGAGATCCCACGCAAACCACGTGGTTTAGCtgctaaccaaacgaggcctgaaTGAGTTATTTGGTATGAACTATCCTATGACTACACATGAGTTGTTCGATCTAAGACATTCCAGTCTTAGAGTAACTATTAAGAGGGCATTTGGAGCTTTGCAGAACATGTTCAAGATCCTGGATCAAAAGCCATTCCACCCTTACtctacttgggttaagcttgttcTTGCATGTTGCATTCTGCATAACTGGATCGTGCAATGGAGTTGTGATAAAATGGTGCGTGAGGAGGAAGATGTGACGCCTGACGATGTTGACCTCGATGGCCATGGTGTGGAGGCATTTGACAACAAAGCCTGAAAGACCAAAAGGATGAAATGGGCACACACACACAATGTGGGATAATAGAGGTCAGATAAGGATCTGAAGAAGAAAATGGAGAAGAATAGTAAGAGCAGCACAAGAGGAAGAAGCAGCAACAAAAGAGGAAGAGAAACaactagcagcagcagcaaaagaggaagaagaacaactatcagaagaagaagaagaagaagaagaagaagaagaagaagaagaagaagaagaagaagaggaagacgatgGATGATGAACTTCTCCCATTCAGCCATATGACTCTTAATAATATGTACTGTCATTTGATAGTAGATAGGATGAATCGTAATTTGTTTCATAGCTAGGAGTGGAACTGTTAGAATTGTGTATGATAAGGTCACCACTAATTAAAAGTGATGAGGCCACCTTTGCAACCAAACAACATATCCTATGTGCACCTAATGCAATGCGGCCAATCAAACAACGATCAAAATTAGTTTCTTCATGCAACTAACCAATATACAGCAAGCAAACAATATGCAGATGGTGATTTAAAGGCGGCTTGTACGGTTTTTGCTGCATTCATATGCGATATGCATAGTGGTTCATGTGGCGCTTGTATTTGTAATTTTAGATGGAACTAGCTAAATGTCTGTGTGTTGCCACGGTGTAATATACCAATATGGCTCTACTTGTATTTGTCATGTTTCAACACTTCCTCTATTGGTTCTATTTTTCTGGACACACATCTTGTTTCTCCTTTTCCTACTAATAAAAAGACAAAAGCTCCCCCTCTTCAGAAGACAAATATGAGACAACAATTAGCTCAAACTATTTTGTATTATTTTCCATCATACACCATGCATAATCCAATCTTTACATATATGCAAAGTTCTACTTCAATGGAAGAATGCATCCAGTATAGATCCTCATGCTACTTCTCTTGGTACAAAATTGACAAAAACAACACCTAAGCATCCAAGGAATGGGAATAATTAAACATTGATTAAAAATGTGGTATGCAAGAGGTGCATACCTTTGGTTTAGAAACCATATTAGAACCTTAGAAATCCGTCATCTCTTTTTCTACTAAGTAACCATCAGGTATGCCACGTTATGAGTTCATGTTCTACACATGGTTACCCACATCAACTGTGGTCAGGAAAGACATTGTGAATTATGCAACATGCTTCCATTTTTATTACCTGGTTAATCTGCATAAATTATAAAAGAGGTCGCATAGTAAGAGCcctgaaataaaaatataaaagagGAGATTCCAAGGTTAATCTACATAAATTATATAAACAAAGTCTCTTGCTCAGAAGCATAGCCAGGTATTTTCTTCTATGATGGTCGCATAGTAAGAACTAAGCTGCTAGGCAATGATATAAATTTACCAAAAATATGATTAAATATGGCCGTCTGGTTACATTCTTCCTGACTTCACAAAAGGAAGATGATCTAGATCGCTAAAAAGTCTAACGACATTAGATGTTGAGAAAATATTTTGACTGAGTAGGTTATTCTACAGGATGATTGTCAACATAAAACAAGAACAAGTAATAACAAGGGTTTGTCCACTGAAAATACCTTATTAGTTTCAGATGAGGCCAGTCGAAATGATATTACCGAAATCTCATTAGAAATAAAAAAAAGCATTGCATGTGTGATCTTAACAATGGACTAAACAATTATATGGATGGCTCAACCTATAGTGTCAATGGATGTGCACGTCGTAAGTAATAAACCAACCGTGCCATTGTGCCAATGCATGCAAGCTTTTGTATGAGATGGACTCACTAACCAAATTCTTATGTTAAACTGAGCATTCTGATGCGAGTTGTATTGCCATAGAGTTATCAAATTAAATTATTTTAATAGTTCCCACTCGCGAGGAACTTATCATGTATTAACAGACCAGCATACATGACATGGCAAATGATGGGAAAAATTATAGAGCAGTGATAAAATTCTATCAATTGGCAACCATACATGGATGATCCCTAGTTGGCAAGTACACTGGAAAGCGCATATGAATGGATCAGCAAGATTTACATGAAAACTAATGTTCTATACTGAACGTAAACCTGCAGCCGACCAGCCTGTGCAACACAGCCTTGACGTAACTAAAAATGGGCATCGTGAGTGAGGAGGAGGTCAAGCATGGCCAGGGGAAGAAAGCATGACGCTGGCCTCCACGGAGATGACGTATACGAGGGGGAAGACATCTCCATGAGTGCAGGGAGGTGTAGCTAGGGGAGGAGGGCAGCGGTAGGGAGAGTGACCGCTCGGCAACCCCCATCGTATAGCCGAGAGGAGAAAAATTGGACTCAAACCTAGATCCGGCTACCAGAGCCGTCGCCGAACTAGCAGGTAGCTGCATCGTTCATACTCTCCCTTCTCTTCTCTCCATCCCAACTCGTCTCTTCTTTCCGGAGACCGAGCCGCCACGGCCATGGAGTGCCGCCACCGCGAGCCTCCACTACGCGCCGCAGCGATGGATCCCGACCCGTCTCGCACCGGTGTTCACCGCTTCCCGGCCGTCCTCCGCCTCCCGGATCCCTTCTGCCATCGTCCTGCATCATGCCCCAATAGGATCGGCGACGTCGCCGTCAGCCTCTACTACGCGCAACAACAATGGATCCCGACATGATCCGCCTCGCGTCGGCGTTCGCCGTTTCCCCGCCATCCCCCGCCTATCGGATCCCTTCCGCCATCGTCCTGCATCATGCCCCGATCGAATCGGTGGCGCCACCGCTGGATATGCAGCCGAACGCGCAAAGAGGGTTGACGAAAAAAATAATACTTGAACCGTGGGGTGTATGTTCCTGGGGCATAGGGACATCCCGCAGAGGAGAGTGCGGGGCGGGCGGTGTCATCCACGACCAGGAACACGGCCACCGCAATCACGAGGAGggtagcggcggcggcggtgaatTTTCTAGGAGCGAAGAGAAAAACAAGATCGAGAGCAGGGGAGGGGAGATGGCGGCGTGGGGTGAGGCGTATGTTCCTCGggtgttattttttgttgttttattttcttaGAAGAAAACATGGGTAGCGGTGGGTCCGACAGGTTCGATCGTGCGAGGAAGTGGGTGGGCTATCGATCACGAGGTGGGATCGGTAGAGGAGGTCAAACCATCACCACGACGGCAGAtcctcctttaatagtagagattggaCCCTCGGGAGAGGTTTTTGCTCGATGTTAAGACGTTGCTTGCGAACCATCGTCAAGGATCGACCGCCGGCCATCTTTACATTCCTCACATTCGCCATCTCGAGAACAAGATGTTGATGCAAGATTACTTCGCAAACAATCCAACATACCCACCGTATGCGTCGATCCCCTTTTTAAAAATTGTGCAAACTTGCCTCAATATGTGACATATGTATGATAAAAACCCATCTGTTTTATGGGTTGACGCGAGCAGACCCCGTATAGCAAAAGTGTAAAACAAAATATTCAGCTATACGGGATCTGCTCAGCCACAGCCCACACCAACCTGCAAAACCGTTTTTCCACGAAGTGTAAATGAGTTTTATAGGTCGGCATTTTACGGGGCTGCTAGAGGTGCTCTAAACACAGGACAACTTCAGGGATTTAGAGGTGAAGGTTTGTTTCTGTCGGCCTCTACAACTTGAACGTTTATTTCAGACTTCATTCCTACAGATCTTCGAAACTTGGTCTGTGGACCAACGGAGAAATAGTTAAAATTGATGCTGAAGACATAACACAAATCTGAACTTCCTCACATGGTCACACCTGATTTATTCTGCATGGGATTACAAAGTTCAAAAGAGGAAACCTAAATCTACAGCCCAAAATTGTTCGATGCAAATTACTAAAACATCCCGCTAGGCAGGGCAAATGTCAACCTTCCATCAAAGCTTGCTCAAAGGTTTCACATTACCATCCCACCATCGATGGTAAGCACCTGCCAAGAGATGGTTCAATAATAAACCTATTAAGCTTCAGAATTCAGATAACCAAATGGCACAAACAGCGTAAAAGTTGCACCAACCTGCCCGGTGATGTAACTGGCCGCCGGGTTCAGGGCCAAGAACTCAACCAACCCAGCAACTTCCTCTGGCTGTCCATACCTCCCTGTGAAGAAGTTGAACGAGGCATTAGTGCTGACTGAAAATATTCACTTGGTAGGTATAGtgcacatgagcacacacacgTACATAACATAACACTAAGTTTTTCCGAAGAGTTGTTTTCTCTTTTGTTATACCTATGATTTATGAACAATGGAGCAGAATGGGAGCAATGCTATTTTTAATCAGAGGTTACAGCTTAAGATGCATACCCAAGGGAATAGTCGACAAGATTCTCTTCTCAAGCTCCTCTCCAAGTTCCGCGGTCATGTCTGATGCTATGAATCCAGGTGCGATTGCATTCACCTGAGTATTCACAACTGTTCAGAAGTTGGCCTACGGTTTTATGATTTACGAACTAATGATGAAAAGACAGAGAGTGCACATTGATATTCCTGCTTGCATATTCCCTAGCAACTGTTTTTGTGAAACCAATGACTCCAGCCTTGGCAGCACTGTAATTAGCTTGACCAGCATTGCCAGTAAGACCAACAACTGATGCTATGTTGATGACTCTTCCCTGCATTAAACATAAAGTAAGTATCTTACCACGGACAACAGAAAATTTAATAAGGTGCCTTCTGCGCAGAGCTTCTTTTGTGTCAGAGCAAGAAAAACAGTATCCTAAGTCCTAACTAAAAGGAACAAACTACTACTCTTAATTTGGACACATAGCTCATGCAGTAGCAACATGGTAAGGCCTTATAAATTTTCTCTTTCAGAGCAACGTAAGGAGGCCTTCCATGTCCTTCAGCTAAGAAATTAAGCTGAGTCATGAAATAAAGGAATGTAAGCTCGTAACTGAGAGGGGTCTGGTGGTCAACGGAGACTCGGCGACTTGCTATTTGAAGTGTGACAGAACTTAAGTTTAGATCCAAGGGTGTGTTAGATTTCTGTCACGAAGTGGAACGGCAAGGATCGGTTCTGTCCCCAGGGCCCATTCCCACGTTTGGATCGTCCAAGAAAACGGAACCAACCGATTCCAGGGAATGGCATATGCCCTGTTTATGCCGTTCCGAGCGGACCATATGGAACCGCCCGCTCCCACGACCTCCCCTCCTCACACATAGCCACGGCCTCGTGCGCCGTTGGGAGCAGCCGCTCCAAGCATCGGGAGCTGCGGCCGTGCGCTGCTGGGAGGGTCGCATCCAGCCGGCCACCACGCTTGAGCTCCACCTGCGCGCAGAGGCAGTGCAAGTAGCCGCCATCTCCACCAGGAGGCTGCAGAAATCCATCCAGTGACCACCGCTCCAAGTTCTACGCCACCAAGCCCCCTCCGTTCCGCATCAGCGGGCGAACAGCT
This window encodes:
- the LOC123427839 gene encoding uncharacterized protein LOC123427839 — translated: MMFGRGSPKFVASSKKLSPKACSTKRKGTSPKGCTSKRKGASPKARASVTFEQEKTLVELFHEHNNPSFRGDNGWSTEAWNKITREMNEKHPYALFTKLQIQNKEKELKRDYRFLKEARMQSGISWDDSRKMVVAEPALWENILISFPKAKKFRSNRASFPLFDALGELHDGQIADGTLNFTSSEPSQHPILTQVDNVDEPFERASTFLDIEERVDGDDDDDEIRISTQQPEKAVGKDPMEVQGTVGKRVEKEPKKCKKADVAGMMESYIAMKTKQVEEEAAARERAKADVDEFSIKKCIAVANEIEELTTEEKVDAFDVFMNEQKREIFLSADPSSRIMWLRRQLSRLA